One genomic region from Streptomyces sp. NBC_01304 encodes:
- a CDS encoding cyclopropane-fatty-acyl-phospholipid synthase family protein, giving the protein MTTAADRITVLLENVLGGPSPVRLRAWDGSLSGPGDAPVVTLRSRRALRRLLWQPGELGLAEAYISGDLDIEGDLADGLRALWGSPVAAPRPRLRQVPGAALALARLGALGPRPPAPGASRARLRGDRHSTARDKAAISHHYDLSNDFYALLLDASMAYSCAYWTSADPSYSLADAQRDKLELICRKLALRPGARLLDVGCGWGALTLYAAEQHQVQVTAVTLSARQRDHVRDQVRARGLEALVQVELRHWREVEGGHYDAVSTIEMGEHVGDEEYHDFARLLRRMLRPRGRLLVQQMSRGAKAPGGGAFIESYIAPDMHMRPVGETLGLLEGAGLEVRSVESLREHYVRTVAAWHRTLEERWAEFVALAGEPTARVWRLYLVGGALAFEARRMGVDQILAVRPDVRGGSGMPATPASWYRSRA; this is encoded by the coding sequence ATGACCACCGCCGCGGACCGGATCACCGTCCTGCTGGAGAACGTTCTCGGGGGCCCGTCACCGGTGCGGCTACGGGCCTGGGACGGATCGCTCAGCGGCCCGGGCGACGCACCCGTCGTGACACTGCGCTCGCGCCGCGCGCTGCGCCGGCTGCTGTGGCAGCCGGGCGAACTCGGCCTGGCGGAGGCGTACATCAGCGGCGACCTCGACATCGAGGGCGACCTAGCGGACGGGCTGCGGGCCCTGTGGGGCAGCCCCGTCGCAGCACCCCGCCCGCGGCTGCGTCAGGTGCCCGGGGCCGCGCTCGCGCTCGCCCGTCTCGGGGCGCTCGGCCCGCGCCCGCCGGCACCGGGCGCGAGCCGGGCACGGCTGCGCGGGGACCGGCACAGCACCGCCCGCGACAAGGCCGCGATCAGCCATCACTACGACCTCTCCAACGACTTCTACGCCCTGCTTCTCGACGCGTCGATGGCGTACTCCTGCGCGTACTGGACGAGCGCAGACCCCTCCTACTCCCTCGCCGACGCCCAGCGCGACAAGCTCGAACTGATCTGCCGCAAGCTGGCGCTGCGGCCCGGGGCACGGCTGCTCGACGTCGGCTGCGGCTGGGGCGCGCTGACGCTGTACGCGGCCGAGCAACACCAGGTCCAAGTCACCGCGGTGACCCTCTCCGCACGCCAGCGCGACCACGTGCGCGACCAGGTCCGCGCACGTGGCCTGGAGGCGCTGGTGCAGGTGGAGCTGCGGCACTGGCGCGAAGTCGAGGGCGGACATTACGACGCGGTGAGCACCATCGAGATGGGTGAGCACGTCGGGGACGAGGAGTACCACGACTTCGCGCGACTGCTGCGGCGGATGCTCCGGCCACGCGGGCGCCTCCTGGTCCAGCAGATGTCCCGGGGCGCCAAGGCTCCCGGCGGCGGTGCGTTCATCGAGTCGTACATCGCCCCCGACATGCATATGCGCCCGGTCGGCGAAACGCTCGGCCTCCTCGAAGGTGCCGGCCTGGAGGTGCGCTCGGTGGAGTCGCTGCGGGAGCACTATGTCCGCACCGTCGCCGCCTGGCACCGCACCCTGGAGGAGCGCTGGGCGGAATTCGTGGCCCTGGCCGGTGAGCCGACCGCGAGGGTGTGGCGGCTGTATCTCGTGGGCGGCGCGCTCGCGTTCGAGGCCCGGCGCATGGGAGTCGACCAGATCCTGGCGGTGCGCCCCGACGTCCGAGGCGGTTCTGGAATGCCGGCAACGCCCGCGAGCTGGTACAGGAGCCGGGCATGA
- a CDS encoding anti-sigma factor, translating to MTTADLHTATGAYVLHALLPAERTDFERHLAACESCTQEVRELAATAERLGLAVATAPPAHMREQVLRQIATVRQEPPQTSARGRAGRWTRSLPRMALAACLAAAVAFGGVAVWQYQSAQDARDQARRTQQEAAELAAVLAAPDARTSTGKLTDEATGTVVVSRSMDRAALLTSKLPGLPDGKVYQLWFDDGGQMRSAGLLNTPDTSSATLLDGPVGNASGMGVTVEPAGGSDQPTTAPLGLMSFPA from the coding sequence ATGACCACCGCCGATCTGCACACCGCCACCGGCGCCTATGTCCTGCACGCACTGCTGCCCGCCGAACGGACCGATTTCGAACGGCACTTGGCCGCCTGCGAATCCTGCACCCAGGAAGTACGGGAGCTGGCCGCCACCGCGGAGCGCCTCGGCCTTGCCGTGGCCACCGCGCCACCCGCGCACATGAGAGAGCAGGTGCTCCGGCAGATCGCCACGGTTCGCCAGGAGCCGCCGCAGACTTCGGCGCGCGGCCGGGCGGGCCGGTGGACCCGGTCCCTTCCGCGGATGGCGCTCGCCGCGTGCCTCGCCGCGGCCGTGGCATTCGGCGGGGTGGCCGTATGGCAGTACCAGTCGGCCCAGGACGCGCGGGACCAGGCACGCCGGACTCAGCAGGAGGCCGCCGAACTGGCCGCCGTGCTCGCGGCGCCCGACGCGCGGACCAGTACCGGCAAGCTCACCGACGAGGCGACCGGAACGGTCGTGGTGTCCCGGTCCATGGACCGTGCCGCCCTGCTCACCTCGAAGCTGCCCGGGCTGCCGGACGGCAAGGTCTACCAGCTGTGGTTCGACGACGGCGGGCAGATGCGCTCCGCCGGACTGCTGAACACCCCGGACACCAGCAGCGCGACCCTGCTCGACGGCCCTGTCGGCAACGCCTCCGGGATGGGCGTCACCGTCGAGCCGGCAGGCGGATCCGACCAGCCCACGACAGCCCCCCTCGGCCTGATGTCCTTCCCCGCCTAG
- a CDS encoding cryptochrome/photolyase family protein, with amino-acid sequence MSVSLCLFTADLRLHDNPVLAAAARDSEQVVPLFVVDDGVRAAGFDVPNRRAFLADCLADLDAGLRQRGGRLVVRCGPVVREVCALAAETGARQVHVAAGSSAYARRREERLAAALTAQGCDLRVHEAVVTVVAPGAHVPQDGDHFAVFTPYFRRWQGSAIRDLAPVPRRIDVPAGVGSAPLPERTAVAGVSPGLGNGGEREARSRLAAWLPDGLIHYADQQAELASDATSRLSAHLHFGSLSATELARRARAVDGAGADAFVRQLAWRDFQHQVLAARPRSASVDYRPRQDRWRRAEREVQAWRDGRTGYPVIDAAMRQLRYEGWLPGRARLLAASFLTKTLYVDWRTGARHFLDLLVDGDVSNNQLNWQWVAGTGTDTRPNRVLNPVVQAKRHDPQGTYVRRWVPELSALEGPAIHEPWKLPALERARFDYPDPLVQLADGLRRFQRARSHG; translated from the coding sequence ATGAGCGTTTCCCTCTGCCTGTTCACCGCCGACCTGCGACTGCACGACAACCCGGTGCTCGCCGCCGCCGCACGCGACAGCGAGCAGGTCGTTCCGCTGTTCGTCGTGGACGACGGCGTGCGCGCGGCAGGTTTCGACGTCCCCAACCGCAGGGCCTTCCTCGCCGACTGCCTGGCCGATCTCGATGCGGGACTGCGACAGCGCGGCGGCCGCCTTGTGGTGCGCTGCGGGCCCGTGGTCCGCGAGGTGTGCGCGCTCGCCGCCGAGACGGGCGCGCGGCAGGTGCACGTGGCGGCGGGGTCGAGTGCGTACGCACGCCGCCGCGAGGAGCGGCTGGCCGCGGCCCTCACGGCCCAGGGGTGCGACCTGCGGGTCCACGAAGCCGTGGTCACGGTGGTGGCCCCGGGAGCCCATGTCCCGCAGGACGGCGACCACTTCGCGGTGTTCACGCCGTACTTCCGGCGGTGGCAAGGCTCCGCGATCCGTGACCTGGCGCCGGTTCCCCGGCGGATCGATGTCCCTGCGGGCGTCGGATCGGCTCCGCTCCCCGAACGTACGGCGGTGGCGGGGGTCTCTCCGGGTCTTGGCAACGGCGGCGAGCGGGAGGCGCGCAGCCGCCTGGCGGCCTGGCTGCCCGACGGACTGATTCACTATGCCGATCAGCAGGCCGAGCTCGCGTCGGACGCCACCTCGCGGCTTTCTGCGCATCTGCACTTCGGGTCGCTGTCCGCCACCGAACTCGCGCGGCGCGCCCGCGCGGTGGACGGTGCGGGCGCGGACGCGTTCGTACGGCAGCTGGCCTGGCGGGACTTCCAGCACCAGGTGCTCGCCGCCCGCCCCCGGTCGGCGAGCGTCGACTACCGGCCGCGGCAGGACCGCTGGCGACGCGCCGAACGGGAGGTGCAGGCATGGCGGGACGGCCGCACCGGCTATCCGGTGATCGACGCCGCGATGCGTCAGCTCCGTTATGAGGGATGGCTGCCGGGCCGGGCGCGGCTGCTGGCCGCGAGCTTTCTGACCAAGACCCTCTACGTGGACTGGCGGACCGGCGCGCGGCACTTCCTCGATCTGCTGGTCGACGGGGATGTGTCCAACAACCAGCTCAACTGGCAGTGGGTGGCGGGCACGGGCACCGACACCCGGCCCAACCGGGTCCTCAACCCCGTCGTCCAAGCCAAGCGCCACGATCCTCAGGGGACCTACGTCCGGCGATGGGTTCCGGAGCTGTCCGCTCTCGAAGGGCCCGCGATCCACGAGCCGTGGAAGCTCCCCGCCCTTGAGCGGGCCCGGTTCGACTACCCGGACCCGCTCGTTCAACTGGCTGACGGGCTGCGGCGCTTCCAGCGAGCGCGCTCGCACGGGTGA
- a CDS encoding class I SAM-dependent methyltransferase, with protein sequence MAARTARPAPLPAHSAERNAVTTYAFEPPALDRERWPDVAVVPQCSAARRAVAAALVGRALDRLPLRVVLAGTGRSGACEQLDRAGRSGRQRQLGRGGPLLIVRDTDAFMRRIAVGGLIGFGESYMAREWESEDLVGVLSVLAKHAATLVPAPLQRLRGLWATRQPEAQRNTLTGARANIHRHYDLSNDLFGLFLDETLSYSSALFDDHPATWDDLPTAQHRKIDRLLDLCGAGPGVKLLEIGTGWGELAIRAAARGAVVHSVTLSAEQQALARERVRAAGNDDRVRIELCDYRQVTGRYDAIVSVEMIEAVGAEYWPVYFRTLEARLAPGGRVALQAITMPHERMLASAGTHTWIQKYIFPGGLIPSVQAIEETAAAHTSLRVTSCEGYGPHYAETLRLWRQRFTQQAAHVDTLGFDSTFRRMWTFYLAYSEAGFRSRYLDLHQFLLTAPPKAALPAQIGVPR encoded by the coding sequence GTGGCTGCGCGGACTGCCCGTCCAGCCCCGCTCCCCGCACACTCCGCAGAGAGGAATGCAGTGACCACGTACGCCTTCGAACCTCCCGCCCTCGACCGTGAGCGCTGGCCCGATGTGGCGGTCGTGCCGCAGTGCTCGGCGGCGCGACGGGCTGTCGCGGCGGCACTCGTCGGGCGCGCACTGGACCGGCTGCCGCTGCGGGTGGTGCTGGCCGGGACCGGACGGTCGGGCGCCTGCGAACAGCTCGACAGAGCCGGACGGTCGGGCAGGCAGAGACAGTTGGGCAGGGGTGGCCCTTTGCTCATCGTGCGTGACACGGACGCGTTCATGCGCCGGATCGCGGTCGGCGGGCTGATCGGCTTCGGTGAGTCCTACATGGCCCGCGAGTGGGAGTCCGAGGACCTCGTGGGCGTGCTGAGCGTCCTGGCGAAACACGCGGCCACACTCGTACCGGCGCCTCTGCAGCGGCTACGCGGGCTGTGGGCAACTCGTCAGCCGGAAGCACAGCGCAACACGCTGACCGGCGCGCGGGCGAACATCCACCGGCACTACGACCTGTCGAACGACCTGTTCGGGCTGTTCCTGGACGAGACCCTCAGCTATTCCTCAGCGCTGTTCGACGACCACCCGGCCACGTGGGACGACCTGCCGACCGCCCAGCACCGCAAGATCGACCGGCTGCTCGACCTGTGCGGAGCCGGACCAGGCGTGAAGCTCCTCGAAATCGGCACCGGCTGGGGAGAACTGGCGATCCGAGCCGCCGCCCGCGGCGCCGTCGTACATTCGGTGACCCTCTCCGCCGAGCAGCAGGCACTCGCGCGCGAACGAGTACGGGCCGCCGGAAACGACGACCGCGTCCGCATCGAACTCTGCGACTACCGGCAGGTCACCGGCCGCTACGACGCGATCGTCAGCGTCGAGATGATCGAGGCGGTCGGCGCGGAGTACTGGCCCGTCTACTTCCGGACCTTGGAAGCCAGGCTCGCTCCGGGCGGACGGGTCGCCCTGCAGGCCATCACCATGCCGCACGAGCGCATGCTCGCCTCGGCAGGCACCCACACGTGGATCCAGAAGTACATCTTCCCCGGCGGCCTGATCCCGTCCGTGCAAGCCATCGAGGAGACCGCGGCGGCGCACACCTCGCTGCGCGTCACGTCGTGCGAGGGGTACGGACCGCACTACGCCGAGACCCTACGGCTGTGGCGCCAGCGCTTCACCCAACAGGCCGCACACGTGGACACCTTGGGCTTCGACTCCACTTTCCGGCGGATGTGGACCTTCTACCTCGCCTACTCCGAGGCCGGGTTCCGCTCCCGCTATCTCGACCTGCACCAGTTCCTGCTGACCGCCCCGCCCAAGGCGGCGCTGCCCGCTCAGATCGGAGTTCCCCGATGA
- a CDS encoding DUF1295 domain-containing protein: MNGFSWGAFAGQLAATAAVALAVLLGTFVIGLRTGRHRVVDIAWGVAFSAVALSSYVLSAGHGDDGRRLLVTVLTCVWGLRLAAHIAWRGRGHGEDPRYERLLAKAPHSRAAYALRMVYLLQAALVWLVSLPVQAAGYVTGPMGPVALAGVLLWLTGLLFEAVGDHQLARFKADPGNRGRIMDRGLWSWTRHPNYFGDFCVWWGLFLIVCDAPAAAAATVVGPVVMSLLLARGSGKALLERQMADRPGYAAYGRRTSGFLPRPPRRHL; the protein is encoded by the coding sequence ATGAACGGATTCTCCTGGGGCGCCTTCGCCGGCCAACTCGCCGCCACGGCGGCCGTTGCCCTGGCGGTGCTGCTCGGCACGTTCGTGATCGGGCTGCGGACCGGCCGACACCGGGTCGTCGACATCGCCTGGGGCGTGGCCTTCTCGGCGGTCGCGCTGAGCTCGTACGTGCTGTCCGCGGGACACGGCGACGACGGGCGGCGGCTGCTGGTCACCGTACTGACCTGCGTATGGGGGCTACGGCTCGCGGCGCACATCGCATGGCGCGGACGCGGGCACGGCGAGGACCCGCGCTATGAGCGTCTGCTGGCCAAGGCGCCGCACAGCCGGGCCGCGTACGCGTTGCGCATGGTCTATCTGCTGCAGGCCGCACTGGTCTGGCTGGTGTCGCTGCCGGTGCAGGCGGCCGGGTATGTCACCGGGCCGATGGGGCCCGTCGCGCTCGCGGGTGTGCTGCTGTGGCTGACCGGTCTGCTCTTCGAGGCCGTCGGCGATCACCAACTCGCCCGGTTCAAGGCCGATCCGGGCAACCGGGGCCGCATCATGGACCGCGGCCTGTGGTCCTGGACGCGGCACCCCAACTACTTCGGCGACTTCTGCGTCTGGTGGGGACTCTTCCTCATCGTGTGCGACGCCCCGGCCGCCGCGGCGGCGACTGTGGTCGGGCCGGTGGTGATGAGCCTGCTGCTGGCACGCGGCAGCGGCAAGGCGCTCCTTGAGCGGCAGATGGCCGACCGGCCCGGCTATGCGGCCTACGGGCGACGCACCAGCGGGTTTCTCCCCCGGCCTCCGCGCCGGCACCTCTGA
- a CDS encoding NAD(P)/FAD-dependent oxidoreductase, translating to MQRQRDSSAAGGRRRTAVVGGGIAGLTAAYILGAAHDVTLYEADGRLGGHAHTHDVVASDGRVRQVDSGFIVHNRRTYPYLLRLFAELGVATQETEMSMSVRCEGCGLEYAGARGVRGLLARPRNALRPAYLRMLTEVPRFHTAARELLADRARSEMPLGEFLAGQRFSAYFVQHFMTPVVSAVWSCPPHTALRYPARYLFRFLDHHGMLSVTGSPTWRTVTGGSQAYVARLGKQLTAVRTSTPVRAVRRGPARAEVTTEDGAVTPYDSVVIATHPDQALRILADPSDAETRILGAFRYSRNPTLLHTDTSVLPRSSGAKAAWNYLMPDCRASADRVRVSYDMNRLQRLDAPQTYVVTLGDEGRVPGDRVLARMVYEHPQYTPESVAAQRRLPSLSGPVTAFAGAYHGWGFHEDGCRSGVEAAAALGVTW from the coding sequence ATGCAAAGACAACGGGACTCATCGGCGGCAGGCGGGCGCCGGCGCACCGCAGTGGTGGGTGGCGGCATCGCGGGCCTGACGGCCGCGTACATCCTGGGCGCCGCGCATGACGTCACGCTGTACGAGGCGGACGGCCGGCTCGGTGGGCACGCGCACACGCACGATGTGGTGGCCTCCGACGGCCGGGTGCGCCAGGTGGACTCCGGGTTCATCGTGCACAACCGGCGCACCTATCCCTATCTCCTGCGCCTCTTCGCAGAGTTGGGCGTGGCCACGCAGGAGACCGAGATGAGCATGTCGGTGCGGTGCGAGGGCTGCGGTCTGGAGTACGCGGGCGCCCGCGGCGTCCGCGGCCTGCTCGCCCGGCCGCGCAACGCCCTGCGCCCCGCCTATCTCCGGATGCTCACGGAGGTGCCGCGCTTCCACACCGCGGCACGCGAGTTGCTCGCCGACCGGGCCCGCAGCGAGATGCCGTTGGGCGAGTTCCTGGCCGGCCAGCGCTTTTCCGCGTACTTCGTACAGCACTTCATGACCCCGGTGGTCTCCGCCGTCTGGTCGTGCCCGCCGCACACGGCTCTGCGTTACCCGGCCCGGTATCTGTTCCGGTTCCTCGATCACCACGGCATGCTCTCGGTCACCGGCTCGCCCACCTGGCGCACCGTCACCGGGGGTTCGCAGGCGTACGTGGCGCGCCTCGGCAAACAGCTCACCGCCGTCCGCACATCGACGCCGGTCCGGGCGGTGCGCCGCGGCCCTGCGCGGGCCGAGGTGACGACCGAGGACGGCGCGGTCACCCCGTACGACTCGGTGGTCATCGCCACCCACCCGGACCAGGCACTTCGGATCCTGGCCGACCCGAGCGACGCGGAGACCCGGATCCTGGGCGCCTTCCGCTACTCCCGCAATCCGACCCTCCTGCACACGGACACCTCGGTGCTGCCGCGCAGTTCGGGAGCCAAGGCCGCTTGGAATTACCTGATGCCGGACTGCCGGGCCAGCGCGGACCGGGTGCGGGTCAGTTACGACATGAACCGGTTGCAGCGCCTCGACGCCCCTCAGACGTACGTCGTGACCCTGGGTGACGAGGGGCGGGTCCCGGGCGACCGGGTGCTCGCGCGGATGGTCTACGAACACCCTCAGTACACCCCGGAGTCGGTGGCGGCGCAGCGCCGACTGCCCTCGCTGAGCGGGCCGGTCACCGCTTTCGCCGGGGCGTACCACGGCTGGGGATTCCACGAGGACGGCTGCCGCTCGGGTGTCGAGGCGGCCGCGGCCCTGGGGGTGACGTGGTGA
- a CDS encoding alpha/beta hydrolase, translating to MGDSAARPTAAVLLLHGGREIGTAAPPPWSLAALRMRPFAGALTRATRGHGVVVGRVRYRCRGWNGACEDPVRDARQALDTLAQRFGDVPTVLVGHSMGGRAALRAAGHPSVRGVVGLAPWCPPGEPVAQLAGRRVVLLHGEMDRVTDPRASAELAARAGAAGADVSMVLLRGADHAMLRRARLWHSLTADVVSALLGIGPEPAVMARNSGFGGLHQREY from the coding sequence ATGGGCGACAGCGCCGCTCGCCCCACGGCGGCGGTGCTGCTGCTGCACGGTGGCCGCGAAATCGGCACGGCGGCGCCCCCGCCATGGAGTCTCGCCGCTCTGCGGATGCGTCCGTTCGCCGGCGCGCTCACCCGGGCCACCCGGGGACACGGGGTTGTCGTGGGGCGTGTGCGCTACCGTTGCCGAGGCTGGAACGGCGCCTGCGAGGACCCCGTACGCGATGCCCGGCAGGCGCTGGACACGCTGGCGCAGCGCTTCGGCGACGTGCCCACGGTCCTGGTGGGGCACTCCATGGGCGGCCGAGCCGCATTGAGGGCGGCCGGGCATCCATCGGTACGGGGAGTGGTGGGGCTCGCGCCCTGGTGTCCGCCGGGTGAGCCGGTGGCTCAACTGGCCGGGCGACGCGTGGTCTTGCTGCACGGCGAGATGGACCGCGTGACCGACCCGCGCGCGTCCGCGGAGCTGGCGGCGCGTGCAGGCGCTGCGGGCGCCGACGTGAGCATGGTCCTGCTCCGTGGCGCCGATCATGCGATGCTGCGCCGCGCTCGGCTGTGGCACAGCCTGACGGCCGACGTGGTGAGCGCGCTGCTCGGAATCGGACCCGAGCCTGCCGTCATGGCGCGCAACAGCGGGTTCGGCGGCCTTCACCAGCGCGAGTACTGA
- a CDS encoding sigma-70 family RNA polymerase sigma factor → MRPAENVHATPPPGTGPDLNARLTEVARGDQDAFAALYDAVSGPVLGLVRSVLRDPAQSEEVAQEVLVEVWRTAARFRPEKGSAMTWVMTLAHRRAVDRVRSVQAAAEREHKAALLDQVPAYDEVSEQVETRLEQQRVRRCMSALTTLQREAVTLAYYRGLTYREVAQLLTLPLGTVKTRLRDGLIRLRDCLGVTV, encoded by the coding sequence ATGAGGCCGGCCGAGAACGTCCATGCCACCCCGCCGCCTGGGACGGGGCCTGATCTCAATGCCCGCCTGACAGAGGTGGCCCGAGGTGATCAGGATGCGTTCGCCGCCCTGTACGACGCGGTCAGCGGGCCCGTCCTCGGCCTGGTGCGCAGCGTCCTGCGGGATCCGGCGCAGTCCGAGGAGGTGGCGCAGGAGGTCCTGGTGGAAGTGTGGCGCACCGCCGCCCGGTTCCGGCCCGAGAAGGGAAGCGCGATGACCTGGGTGATGACGCTGGCCCACCGTCGCGCCGTCGACCGGGTGCGCTCCGTACAGGCCGCCGCCGAGCGTGAGCACAAGGCGGCGCTCCTGGACCAGGTCCCCGCGTACGACGAGGTGAGCGAGCAGGTCGAGACCCGCCTGGAACAGCAACGGGTACGCCGATGTATGAGCGCCCTCACCACTTTGCAGCGCGAGGCCGTGACCCTCGCCTACTACCGGGGCCTGACCTATCGCGAGGTCGCCCAGCTCCTGACATTGCCGCTGGGCACCGTCAAAACCCGCCTGCGTGACGGACTGATCCGGCTGCGCGACTGTCTGGGGGTGACCGTATGA
- a CDS encoding DUF1365 domain-containing protein: MRFSAAALYPSVITHVRTEPRRYALKHRTYLWLVDLDRLPLLPRPLRPLARFDGRDHFAGRAGSIRAGLETFLAARGVDLAGGQVLMLGHARVLGHVFNPLTLFWCYGPDGELRCVVAEVHNTYGERHSYLLHPDGDTGVGPSAEYRVAKEFYVSPFFPVDGDYRMRLPAPDQHLRVTVHLERAGARPFTATVRGERVPVTYRTLLCALARHPWPTLAVSAAIRRHGIRLWLRGLPVQPRSPHTPQRGMQ; encoded by the coding sequence GTGAGGTTCTCCGCAGCCGCCCTGTATCCGAGCGTGATCACCCATGTCCGCACCGAGCCCCGGCGTTACGCCCTCAAGCACCGCACGTACCTGTGGCTGGTCGACCTCGATCGGCTGCCTCTGCTGCCTCGCCCGCTCCGGCCGCTGGCGCGGTTCGACGGGCGCGACCACTTCGCCGGTCGGGCGGGCAGCATCCGGGCCGGCCTCGAAACCTTTCTGGCTGCCCGGGGAGTCGACCTCGCGGGCGGGCAGGTCCTGATGCTGGGCCATGCCCGGGTCCTGGGGCACGTCTTCAACCCGCTGACGCTGTTCTGGTGTTACGGCCCGGACGGGGAGCTGCGCTGTGTTGTGGCCGAGGTGCACAACACCTACGGCGAACGGCACTCCTATCTGCTGCACCCGGACGGCGACACCGGCGTCGGCCCGAGCGCGGAGTACCGCGTGGCCAAGGAGTTCTACGTCTCCCCGTTCTTCCCCGTCGACGGGGACTACCGGATGCGGCTGCCCGCGCCGGACCAGCACCTCAGGGTCACCGTGCATCTGGAGCGGGCCGGCGCCCGCCCGTTCACCGCGACCGTACGGGGTGAGCGCGTACCGGTGACGTACCGAACCCTGCTGTGTGCGCTCGCGCGCCATCCCTGGCCGACCCTCGCCGTGAGCGCCGCCATCCGCCGGCACGGCATCCGGCTGTGGCTGCGCGGACTGCCCGTCCAGCCCCGCTCCCCGCACACTCCGCAGAGAGGAATGCAGTGA
- a CDS encoding molybdopterin-dependent oxidoreductase: MRGVSTRGTTAIKGASAALSGLVAGYTALAVAELVAVAVRPEAGPVTAVGGAMIDRTPSAVKDWAIRQFGTNDKLVLQLGILAALALFALAMGLLALRHRRVATVGVLVFGVVGALAATGRPDSTSVLDAVPSLIGALAGAAVLYFLSGLVRSSSAPQDGGGADEESTDTSGQGLGRRRFVLATAGVAAFSTGAGFAARRLNATTAADAEASRAAVRLPAPASPAPELPRGVQVKVPGTVPFTTPNRDFYRVDTALTVPRLDADRWRLRLHGKGVDAPVTLDFADLLRRDLIERDITMTCVSNEVGGPYVSSARWLGVPLRALLEEAGVRPPSRGGPADQLVARSVDGMTIGTPVETVMDGRDAMLAVGMNGEPLPFDHGFPVRMLVPGLYGYVSACKWIQDIELTTFDDYDAYWVKRDWAREAPIKTQSRIDTPKPFARPNAGTVVVAGVAWAQHKGIDRVEIRVDDGPWQDTRLATEGPLDTWRQWSWDWPATPGSHTLQVRATDRTGYTQTDKRTRTIPDGASGWHSVVVNVT, from the coding sequence ATCAGGGGTGTGAGCACACGAGGAACCACAGCGATCAAAGGCGCGTCAGCCGCACTGAGCGGTCTGGTGGCCGGCTACACGGCCCTGGCCGTCGCGGAACTGGTCGCCGTGGCCGTACGGCCCGAGGCCGGCCCCGTCACCGCGGTCGGCGGGGCGATGATCGACCGCACCCCGTCGGCGGTGAAGGACTGGGCGATCCGCCAGTTCGGCACCAACGACAAACTCGTGCTGCAGCTCGGCATCCTCGCGGCACTGGCCCTGTTCGCCCTCGCCATGGGCCTGTTGGCGCTGCGCCACCGACGTGTTGCCACGGTCGGCGTGCTGGTGTTCGGCGTGGTCGGGGCGCTTGCCGCTACCGGCCGGCCCGACTCGACCAGCGTCTTGGACGCGGTGCCGTCGCTGATCGGAGCGCTCGCCGGGGCCGCGGTCCTGTACTTCCTCTCCGGCCTGGTTCGCTCTTCGTCAGCCCCGCAAGACGGTGGCGGGGCTGACGAAGAGTCCACGGACACGTCCGGCCAGGGCCTCGGCCGACGGCGCTTCGTCCTGGCCACGGCCGGTGTCGCGGCCTTCTCGACCGGAGCGGGCTTCGCCGCCCGGCGACTCAACGCCACGACCGCGGCCGACGCCGAGGCATCCCGCGCCGCAGTCCGCCTTCCCGCACCCGCCTCACCCGCCCCCGAACTGCCGCGGGGTGTCCAGGTGAAGGTGCCGGGAACAGTGCCGTTCACCACGCCGAACCGGGACTTCTACCGTGTGGACACCGCGCTGACCGTGCCCCGTCTCGACGCTGATCGCTGGCGTCTTCGCCTGCACGGCAAAGGGGTCGACGCTCCCGTCACCCTGGACTTCGCGGACCTTCTGCGCCGGGACCTGATCGAGCGGGACATCACGATGACGTGTGTCTCGAATGAGGTTGGCGGGCCTTATGTGAGTTCGGCGCGCTGGCTCGGCGTACCCCTGAGAGCGCTGCTCGAGGAGGCAGGGGTACGACCGCCGTCACGGGGCGGGCCCGCCGACCAGTTGGTGGCCCGCTCCGTCGACGGGATGACCATCGGCACCCCGGTGGAGACCGTCATGGACGGCCGCGACGCGATGCTCGCCGTCGGCATGAACGGCGAACCATTGCCCTTCGACCACGGCTTCCCTGTCCGGATGCTCGTACCCGGCCTGTACGGCTACGTCTCGGCCTGCAAGTGGATCCAGGACATCGAGCTGACCACGTTCGACGACTACGACGCGTACTGGGTCAAGCGCGACTGGGCCCGCGAGGCCCCCATCAAGACCCAGTCCCGTATCGACACCCCCAAGCCCTTCGCCCGCCCGAACGCCGGCACGGTCGTCGTGGCCGGAGTGGCGTGGGCCCAGCACAAGGGCATCGACCGCGTCGAGATCCGCGTCGACGACGGCCCTTGGCAGGACACCCGCCTGGCGACCGAAGGCCCCCTGGACACCTGGCGGCAATGGAGCTGGGACTGGCCCGCCACCCCCGGCTCCCACACCCTCCAGGTCCGCGCCACCGACCGCACCGGCTACACCCAGACCGACAAGCGCACCCGGACCATCCCGGACGGCGCCTCCGGCTGGCACTCGGTGGTGGTCAACGTGACCTGA